The genomic stretch GTCGACCGACTGGAAGGCGGCAACCGGGATCCAGATCATGAACAGCAGCGTGCCGACGAGCTGGATCAGCACCACGCCCCAGAACGTGCCGATCAGGTTGAGGCTCAGAAAGATGCCGGCGATGGCGACCAAGAGGCCAAACTTCGGGAAGGCGTGCCCGGCGAGGAACGAGAAGAACAGGATGTTCCGGCCGGGAAAATCCATGCGCGCGAAGGCATAGGCCGCCGGCAGGCAGATGATCGCCGAAAGCAGCGTCACCACCGTCGCGAGGCTGAGGCTCATGGTGATGGCGCTCCAGACGTCGGCGCGGGCCAGCGTCTGCTGCCAGAATTTGAGCCCGAACTCCTGCGGGATCACCGAGGGGTAACGCCACACATTGGTGAAGGCCCAGGTGCCCACCACCAGGAGCGGCACCACGATGACGATGGTCAGGATCACGGCAAAGAAGATGCCGGTCCAGTCGATGCGTTTTTCTACGAGTGCGCGCGCCATGCTACGGAGTCCGGTTCTTGGCGACCGAGCGGACGTAGAACAGCCCGAACACGATGCAGAAGCAGAAGGTGATCACCGCCTGGGTGATGGCGTTGGTCGGATCGTTGAGATCGCGGAAGGTGCGCTGCATGAACGGCCCCATCATTTCCGGCGCCGCAGGGCCCAGCACATAGGGCAGGGTGAAGGCGGAGAAAATCCCGAGCACGGTGAAGCTCACCGCTACCAGGATGGAATTGGAAATGCGCGGCAGGATGATGTGCCAGAGCAGCGCCAGCCGCCCGGCGCCGACGTCGCGCGCCGCCTCGATCGCCTGGTTGGAGACGTTCCCCAGCCCCGAAAGCAGGATCAGCACCGTCAGCGGGATATTGTCCCACACCAGCCCGATCACAGGTCCCCACGGCGTCAGGTAGGGCGTGCGGATTTTCGGCAGGCCGACCGCGTTGAGCAGCAGGTCCACCGTGCCGTTCGGTCCCAGGACGCGGATCACCGCGTAGCTCAGGATGATCGAGGGCACGAACATCGGAAAGATCGCAAGGCCCTGCACATAGGCGGCGAGCCGCCCCTTGGCGAAGCGCAGGTAGAGCGCGATCGGCAGGCAGATCAGCACCAGCAGCAGCGCGCAGACGCCCGTCGTCCACAGCGTGACGCCGAGGTTGTTGAGGCTGTACTGGTCGGTGAAGAAGAACCTGTAGGTGTCGAGCGAAAAGCTCTCGCCGCCGCCCTCATTGGGCAGCCAGATGGTGCGCCCGATGGCCGAAATGATCGGCCAGATGATCATCCAGGCGACCAGCAGCACCGGCGCAGCGACGAGCAGGAGGCCGATCGGCCTCCCGCTCTTCTTGGTGCC from Devosia sp. A16 encodes the following:
- a CDS encoding ABC transporter permease encodes the protein MARALVEKRIDWTGIFFAVILTIVIVVPLLVVGTWAFTNVWRYPSVIPQEFGLKFWQQTLARADVWSAITMSLSLATVVTLLSAIICLPAAYAFARMDFPGRNILFFSFLAGHAFPKFGLLVAIAGIFLSLNLIGTFWGVVLIQLVGTLLFMIWIPVAAFQSVDRRMEEAARDVGAGPFRVFWSITLPQAGPTIAAAILLSFVGTFYETEGAWLIGAPQIRTLPVLMISFINNQPVIQYGAVLSVLLWVPSFIALLFARRVISSGSFAKGFGG
- a CDS encoding ABC transporter permease subunit; translated protein: MSLTPASDIVGTKKSGRPIGLLLVAAPVLLVAWMIIWPIISAIGRTIWLPNEGGGESFSLDTYRFFFTDQYSLNNLGVTLWTTGVCALLLVLICLPIALYLRFAKGRLAAYVQGLAIFPMFVPSIILSYAVIRVLGPNGTVDLLLNAVGLPKIRTPYLTPWGPVIGLVWDNIPLTVLILLSGLGNVSNQAIEAARDVGAGRLALLWHIILPRISNSILVAVSFTVLGIFSAFTLPYVLGPAAPEMMGPFMQRTFRDLNDPTNAITQAVITFCFCIVFGLFYVRSVAKNRTP